ATTCGGACTTACGTTCCTGCCCGTGACGGGACGTGACGGGAACGGGGACGCGGGCGAAGCGGTGGGCCGGCGGTCGAGAGCGCTGCGGATCGCCGGCCTCACCCTGGCGGGTGCGCTGGTGCTGGGCATCGGGTCGGCGGGCTGGGCCTACTGGCATCTCAGCAACAACATCACCGGCGTCGACATCAACAACGCGCTGGGCGACAACCGCCCGCCGAAACCGGCGGTCACACCGTCCCCTTCCGTGTCGGCCCTGCCCAGCGGGGCTCTCAACATCCTGGTCCTGGGCTCCGACTCGCGCAGCGGCGAGGAGAACCGGAGGCTCGGCGGCGGCGACAGCTCCGGTGCCCGCTCCGACACGGCGATGGTCGTCCACCTCGACGCCGGGCGCACCAGCGCGACGGTGGTGAGCATCCCGCGCGACACCCTGGTCACCCGCCCCTCCTGCCCGCGCCCGTCCGGCGGGCCGACGGCCGTCGCGTACAACTCCATGTTCAACAGCGCCTACGCGGTGGGCGGTCCGGTCTGTGCGGTGAAGACGGTCGAGGCGGTCACCGGCGTCCGGATGGACCACTACATCGAGATCGACTTCTCCGGTTTCGCGCAGCTCGTGGACGCGCTCGGCGGCGTCACCGTCACCACGGACGAGGACATCTCCGATGACGACAGCCATCTGCGCCTGAAGGCGGGCACCCACCACCTGGACGGCGCCCAGGCCCTCGCCCTGGCCCGCACCCGGCACGGCATAGGCGACGGCAGCGACCTGGGCCGGATAGGCCTCCAGCAGAAGCTGGTGAAGGCACTGCTGGATCAGATCGCCGCGCAGAACCTGCTCACCGACCCGGCGAAGCTGTACCGGGTCGCGGACGCGGTGACCGCCGGCCTCACCACCGACACCGGCCTGGACTCCCTCGGCGAGCTGACCCGGCTCGGGCAGAGCCTCGAGGGCCTGTCGGCGAGCGCCGTGCGGACGGTGACGATGCCGGTGGTGCGGGCGCCCTCGGATCCCAACCGGGTGGTGGCCGAGGAGCCGGAGGCGCGGAAGCTGTGGGAGTCGCTGCGCTGACCTGCGGAGACAGGCTCCGGAGTCCCCGGTGGAACTGAACCGGGCGGTGGCCGTCTCGATGGCCGAGGGCCCGGCCCCGGCCCCGTCCATCGTCGACTCCCTGATGGACGACCCCGCCCTGCGGGACTACCACTGGCCAGCGTGCGAGGCGACCTGCTGTCCCGCCTCGGCCGCACGGCGGAGGCCCGGGCGGAGTTCGAACGGGCGGCGTCGCTGACGCGCAACGAGCGTGAGAGGGAGCTGTTGTCCCGGCGGGTGGCGGAGCAGTCCTGACGGCTCCTGCCTACGCGGGATGCCCGATGAGCATCGCCGGTGCTCCCGCGACCCGGGTCAGGAACACCGTGGCCGAGTGGGGCCCTTGGGGCTTGA
This region of Streptomyces caelestis genomic DNA includes:
- a CDS encoding LCP family protein, whose protein sequence is MTGRDGNGDAGEAVGRRSRALRIAGLTLAGALVLGIGSAGWAYWHLSNNITGVDINNALGDNRPPKPAVTPSPSVSALPSGALNILVLGSDSRSGEENRRLGGGDSSGARSDTAMVVHLDAGRTSATVVSIPRDTLVTRPSCPRPSGGPTAVAYNSMFNSAYAVGGPVCAVKTVEAVTGVRMDHYIEIDFSGFAQLVDALGGVTVTTDEDISDDDSHLRLKAGTHHLDGAQALALARTRHGIGDGSDLGRIGLQQKLVKALLDQIAAQNLLTDPAKLYRVADAVTAGLTTDTGLDSLGELTRLGQSLEGLSASAVRTVTMPVVRAPSDPNRVVAEEPEARKLWESLR